One segment of Ficedula albicollis isolate OC2 chromosome 2, FicAlb1.5, whole genome shotgun sequence DNA contains the following:
- the RIPK1 gene encoding receptor-interacting serine/threonine-protein kinase 1, protein MSLEDIHMNTKDLLEKKQLDAGGFGTISLCFHKKHGYVVLKKVYTGPQRTEYNVSLLEEGRIMRRLQHDRVVKLLGVILEDGNYSLVMEYVDRGNMMKVLQNLSLPLSVKGRFVLEITEGMLYLHEQGFVHKDLKPENILVDRDFHIKIADLGVASFKSWSRLTQEETVRQKQMKSTYQNNAGTLFYMAPEHLRCVNTKPVEKSDVYSFGIVIWAIFANKEPYENAINESHICFGIINGNRPDIKEISDKCPVEIIDLMKQCWDEESKKRPTFAEISERYEPFYYQNLGKNIEEDLKNLKKMWPESNELLHSMESLQIDAVPEDTSNGQIDQPNSLHSSQGPMTNEVNEALFTASPENQPIESCETSFALPDNLERKLQHEYNYHAFGSRMDKETPPLAQNFSVEWSPGIIQEKTVKVFSDPFAKPSPTSQRSEQYPRAEKAASNTNPYFHANTDPNFWSQAAAKTLKWGNADTFYRPSPNSLPVGNPGDAYGLSSASNFSLSKPPVPESGQNWQPQTNVNWYSKNADTDTGYRDSTSFTRGTFAYHPSTSRGSSVPYTDDSIKYNISNSSGIQIGSYNHMKIEEQNPHASTSPVAMQEIYADYEARGVFDNTTVLTEKHLNLVREKLAKQWKHCARKLGFSDPEIDEIDHDYERDGLKEKVYQMLLKWVMREGSKGATVGKLAKALFGCQRLDLLGSLMQIQEE, encoded by the exons ATGTCTCTGGAAGACATCCACATGAACACCAAGGATTTGcttgaaaaaaagcaattagATGCTGGAGGATTTGGAACAATTTCTTTATGCTTTCATAAGAAACATGGATATGTAGTATTAAAAAAAGTGTATACAGGACCACAGCGCACTGA GTACAATGTTTCCCTTCTTGAGGAAGGCAGGATTATGCGCAGACTGCAGCATGACCGTGTGGTAAAGCTACTCGGTGTCATTTTGGAAGATGGAAACTACTCACTTGTGATGGAGTATGTGGACCGGGGGAACATGATGAAAGTGCTACAGAAT CTCTCACTTCCTTTGTCAGTGAAGGGGCGTTTCGTGCTGGAGATCACAGAAGGAATGCTTTATCTGCATGAGCAAGGTTTTGTACACAAAGAcctaaaaccagaaaacatcCTTGTGGACAGAGACTTCCACATTAAG ATTGCAGATCTCGGTGTTGCCTCCTTTAAGAGCTGGAGTAGGCTGACCCAAGAAGAAACTGTCAGACAGAAGCAAATGAAGAGCACTTACCAGAACAATGCTGGGACTCTTTTCTATATGGCCCCAGAGCATTTACGCTGTGTTAATACTAAACCAGTAGAGAAATCAGATGTTTACAGCTTTGGCATTGTGATCTGGGCAATTTTTGCTAACAAAGAGCCATACGAAA atgctATAAATGAAAGCCACATTTGCTTTGGCATCATTAATGGAAACAGACCAGACATAAAGGAGATTTCTGATAAATGTCCAGTGGAAATTATTGACTTAATGAAGCAATGCTGGGATGAAGAATCAAAGAAACGTCCAACCTTTGCAG AAATCAGTGAAAGATATGAGCCATTTTACTATCaaaatctaggaaaaaatattgaagaagATCTGAAGAATTTAAAA AAAATGTGGCCTGAGTCAAATGAACTGCTTCATAGCATGGAATCCCTTCAAATAGATGCTGTACCAGAAGATACCAGCAATGGTCAAATAG ATCAGCCTAATTCTCTACACAGCTCTCAAGGTCCCATGACCAATGAGGTTAATGAAGCCCTGTTTACTGCCTCCCCTGAGAACCAGCCCATTGAGAGCTGTGAGACCTCATTTGCACTTCCTGATAATCTGGAAAGAAAACTTCAGCATGAATACAACTACCACGCGTTTGGGAGCCGGATGGATAAAGAAACTCCACCTTTAGCACAAAACTTTTCAGTAGAATGGAGTCCAGGAATAATACAGGAAAAAACTGTGAAAGTTTTCTCCGATCCGTTTGCAAAGCCTTCTCCTACTTCTCAACGGAGTGAACAGTATCCAAGAGCTGAAAAAGCAGCATCAAACACTAATCCATATTTCCACGCAAACACTGATCCAAATTTTTGGTCACAGGCAGCTGCAAAAACACTGAAGTGGGGAAATGCAGATACTTTTTACAGGCCCAGTCCCAACAGTCTTCCAGTAGGAAACCCTGGGGATGCCTATGGACTGTCCTCAGCCAGTAACTTTAGCCTAAGTAAACCTCCTGTGCCAGAATCTGGACAAAACTGGCAGCCACAGACCAACGTAAACTGGTACTCAAAGAATGCTGACACAGATACAG GTTACAGAGATTCCACTTCTTTCACAAGGGGAACGTTTGCATACCATCCTAGTACATCCAGAGGAAGCTCAG TTCCTTATACAGATGATTCAATCAAGTACAACATAAGTAACAGCTCTGGAATTCAAATTGGATCCTACAATCACATGAAGATTGAAGAGCAGAATCCACATGCCAGCACTAGTCCTGTTGCTATGCAAGAAATTTATGCAGATTATGAAGCAAGGGGTGTTTTTG ACAATACTACTGTCCTGacagaaaagcatttgaatCTAGTGAGAGAAAAGCTGGCTAAGCAGTGGAAGCACTGTGCTCGAAAACTGGGCTTCAGTGATCCCGAGATTGATGAAATTGATCATGACTACGAACGAGATGgactaaaagaaaaagtttaCCAAATGCTGCTCAAGTGGGTAATGAGGGAAGGCTCCAAAGGTGCTACAGTTGGAAAACTTGCCAAGGCCCTCTTTGGCTGCCAAAGACTGGATCTCCTTGGAAGTTTGATGCAAATCCAAGAAGAATAA